One genomic window of candidate division WOR-3 bacterium includes the following:
- a CDS encoding PhoH family protein, with protein RLGWNSKAIVTGDITQIDLSHQYVSGLVEAETLLAGIDGIKIVYFDKSDVVRPPLVSKIIHAYEEKRAKEA; from the coding sequence CGGCTCGGCTGGAACTCCAAGGCAATTGTCACCGGTGACATCACCCAGATTGACCTCTCCCATCAGTATGTTTCGGGTCTGGTGGAGGCGGAGACCCTCCTTGCCGGGATTGATGGCATCAAAATCGTCTACTTTGACAAGTCTGATGTTGTCCGCCCGCCTTTGGTCTCCAAGATTATCCATGCCTATGAGGAGAAAAGGGCAAAAGAAGCCTGA